Below is a genomic region from Bradyrhizobium sp. 1(2017).
CAATGTTGATAGGTTCCTTCGTGATGGCGTCGCACCGTCATGAGCCATTCCGTCAGACCATGCTGGGTGATACGATCGGCAATCTGGCGACCGGCCTTCTTGGTCCCGGCGACGTCGAGCGGTTGGCCCAAGGTCACAGCCGTGAACATCGATGCGATTGCGGTCGCCGCGATCTCGACGGCATTGTCCGGTTGCTGCGTGTCGCTCGACAAAGCCGGCGTCCCGTCGACTGGATCGATCAATGCTGCCAGAAGTTTGGCACGACCGATTGTGCTAGGAAGGACCAGTGTCGCCCCGAGCGCATAGGCTTGCGAAATGCAGACGTGGGAGGTGTGGTCGAGCAGGAAGATGCGCTTGCTGGCCTTCGCCAGCTTGCTCGCCCGCTTCTTGATGGCCGCGATATTATCGACGTCGCGCAGCTCCGCGCGGATGACGATGGCGGCTGGCGCCTGCGACAGCCTGGAATCTGCGTCCAATCGCTCGCCTGCGATGGTGAATTTCTCTTGAAGGATCGAACAGATGCCGGAGAGCTTGTCGGACGTGTCGGCCCACACATGCAGGAAGGGGCGACCCGCCGCTATCTCTGCGATGCCGGCGTCGCCATTGACGGGACCTGGTCTGGTTCGCGCGTGCTGCACTATCTAACTCGGCGTTACGCCTGCAGGGATGTCGAAACAGGGGGTGTTGGTATCTACTTGCTCTGAACGGCGTTCTGGGCCGAGGCCGGGGCGCTTGCAGATTTCTTCCTGCCA
It encodes:
- a CDS encoding HD-GYP domain-containing protein codes for the protein MQHARTRPGPVNGDAGIAEIAAGRPFLHVWADTSDKLSGICSILQEKFTIAGERLDADSRLSQAPAAIVIRAELRDVDNIAAIKKRASKLAKASKRIFLLDHTSHVCISQAYALGATLVLPSTIGRAKLLAALIDPVDGTPALSSDTQQPDNAVEIAATAIASMFTAVTLGQPLDVAGTKKAGRQIADRITQHGLTEWLMTVRRHHEGTYQHCLLVTGVAIDFGLSLGVGRADLERLYSAAMFHDIGKAQIPLAILDKPGRLDPAERALVETHPTTGYDFLKGHEGISPEILDAVRHHHEYLDGSGYPDALCAESIGDIVRILTISDIFAALIEHRHYKPTMPRAEAYNVLCGMNGKLEKALIQSFKQVALTR